One window of Leptotrichia sp. oral taxon 498 genomic DNA carries:
- a CDS encoding autotransporter-associated N-terminal domain-containing protein: MTSNLKEIKKQLKSFAKRVKDFKYTDSAVITFLLTGMIAISGISFNLYSAQDEIKVQTQAINTSVMQLKRDFKRARQENNKLLRNTNLELIQLMEQGDHVVKSPWSSWQYGMNYVYNDWQGTYKGRGDKKAKYPYEGVYQRSLDIYERSVSPDSDKYGLLSRNRRPNFALGSAAGYGIGSFKPVKEPIVPFEVNAGIRPRSINKSAIRIADKTAVTPTLPEAISFTPPKPVIGLPELPNLPSPPSFNIQLGSYCNTMRSTNCGGMGTNGGAYNGVYQNYAVSIVGSTVSGILTDGHPSLRYSWSDSRRGSMNPSVLLKSYFDLQGTYTLSTSLTISSINPVANDNTLSTDNRQVFLVGGSRIATLDNAPAGSTLTNATTINLEGPLTVGFEAQTDNLGSGSKHNTTADNRSLVNSGTITDANETTSTELDSKLAKGGQITLTGNNATTVTRTAEGYTGYKIGLILTREDEEQYDIYNLINNSGGMINFQGENSIGIQIYAPYDLNTNFAANVVVSNNTGGTIKMGGKKSYGMKWSSRVSNSSTMENNGTIIVSGDAGVDNDGKPINSLSSGIAVIENQNFTNERSIRAWNGKVKNNGTINVSGGKGNTGMVLIVNAPDDITNDANGTITVSSIAKRQNIAMRVDKGTKADTDAMGNPPKAINNGTINLDGDSSIGMVGTNADVVNNANKTIGTTSGKTIINGIGMATSGGSLTNNGRITLEGTGVSSNVGAYMTKGTGNPTGTFGSGSAITVKGTDSTGVLITNGTLSYQGTTEAQGDGVTGLLVGDNGSNTAAVTAAGSGTVTVNGGAATSAGVYENATTKVKKGSYGIVVGKGSSLVSSGSNNVNVIANVKGAESIGLYSGESATLEVGDHDVKAYDGAVNYDADKNSTITLKGTGTATTGQKSLLFYTGSDNANQGKVLINGTMTATVEGGTTPNTRGNAFLYVGNGGDFGKSQIENWAKNNFGDGTNSTLGHLTLNMNSGSRLFIAQNVKMDLSDTTGNTVSTATGAHINGTDYKTFMLYLSKLAINQDVNLDDATDAYNQLEISNSSITNANTKTITGTKANQVAMAQENNKGLYARNKVTLSNEGTINLSGAGSTGMYAKFGELYNKATGVMTIGDKSTAIYGIDDSLIENAGKITIGSNSTGLYSEGSTSQTIKNTGTIETSGNDSVAISYKPDAGLGSGTVLENTGKITMTGDRNTAVYATGTPGYTAKNSGTITLGDSASITSPNVGLYTDHNSVPLQNTGKIESGNNTIGVYGHNVENSGDLKIGNAAIGIYSQSGNVNLTGGTITTGTDEAVGVYTVGSGQTVTNSGTAFNIGNNSFGFVNVGTGNTITSSISNVGLGDNNVYMYSNDTAGTVTNSTKITSTGEQNYGIYSAGTVTNNADINLSSGKGSVAVYSIKGGTATNNATITVGESDVASSLYSIGMGAGYSTTDTGNIVNKGTINVNGKHSIGMYASGAGSTATNDGNIVLNASNTTGIYVDNGATAINNKSITTGSGTYTNAVGVYLGKDSKLINNKGATININAKNGVGVYLKGGIVANYGTITVNGASKTNNNDVDGNIIYQFTVPETGKGVGGVAIDAPAGAQTATITVNGVPQTPVVVNTKGRNPITVSASSIGLYVNTSGVDYTRSIDGLQNLTSEADLIIGNEAAESTNSKYILVNDPNIINPYKTAMLSNPNIKWNVYSGSISWIATPTLDPNDGSITSLYMAKIPYTEWAGRQATPVDSTDTYNFADGLEQRYGVEALGTRERQVFSKLNGIGNNEEVLLYQAFDEMMGHQYGNVQQRINSTGNALDKEFTYLHDNWKNSSKQSNKIKVFGQRDEYKTDTAGIIDYTSNAYGVAYVHEDETVRLGNSSGWYAGAVNNRFKFKDIGKSRENQTMIKAGVFKTMSPSFDHNGSLRWTIAGDVFAGRNEMKRRFLVVDDIFNAKADYTSYGAAFKTDLGYDVRLSERAHLRPYGALKMEYGRFTDIKEDSGEIRLEVDGNDYFSVKPEVGLEFKYVQPMALKTNLSVGLAAAYENELGRVANGKNKARVRYTEADWFGVRGEKENRRGNGKFDLNVGIDNTRFGVTVNAGYDTKGENIRGGLGFRLIY, encoded by the coding sequence ATGACTAGTAACTTAAAGGAAATAAAAAAACAATTAAAATCTTTTGCAAAAAGAGTTAAAGATTTTAAATATACTGATTCAGCAGTTATTACATTTTTACTTACTGGAATGATAGCAATCAGCGGTATTTCATTTAATCTTTATTCAGCTCAGGATGAAATAAAAGTACAGACACAAGCGATAAACACGTCGGTTATGCAACTTAAAAGAGACTTTAAGCGAGCAAGACAAGAAAATAATAAACTTCTAAGAAACACAAATTTGGAATTAATTCAATTAATGGAACAGGGAGATCACGTAGTTAAATCACCTTGGAGCTCTTGGCAATATGGAATGAATTATGTGTATAACGACTGGCAAGGAACTTATAAAGGTCGTGGAGATAAAAAGGCAAAATATCCTTATGAAGGGGTTTATCAGAGAAGTTTGGACATTTACGAGAGATCAGTTTCGCCAGACAGTGACAAATACGGACTGTTAAGCAGAAACAGAAGACCAAATTTTGCCTTGGGTTCAGCCGCTGGATACGGTATAGGAAGTTTCAAACCTGTTAAGGAGCCAATTGTACCATTTGAGGTAAATGCAGGGATACGTCCAAGAAGCATAAATAAATCAGCAATAAGAATAGCAGATAAGACGGCAGTTACACCTACATTGCCAGAAGCAATTAGCTTTACTCCGCCAAAACCAGTTATTGGATTGCCAGAATTACCAAATTTACCATCACCACCGAGTTTTAATATACAGTTAGGTTCTTATTGTAATACAATGAGATCGACAAATTGTGGTGGTATGGGCACTAATGGGGGAGCATACAATGGAGTGTATCAAAATTATGCTGTATCTATAGTTGGCTCAACAGTTTCGGGAATACTTACAGATGGTCATCCTTCATTAAGATATTCTTGGAGTGATAGTCGTAGAGGATCTATGAATCCATCAGTTTTATTAAAATCATATTTCGATCTTCAAGGTACATATACATTAAGCACTAGTTTGACAATCTCCTCTATAAATCCAGTGGCAAATGACAATACATTGTCTACTGATAATCGTCAAGTTTTTTTAGTAGGAGGTTCAAGAATAGCAACATTGGATAATGCTCCAGCAGGATCAACTCTTACCAACGCTACGACAATAAACCTAGAAGGTCCATTAACAGTAGGATTCGAAGCACAAACAGATAATCTCGGAAGTGGTTCTAAACATAATACTACCGCAGATAATAGAAGTTTGGTTAATTCAGGAACTATAACAGATGCTAATGAAACAACTTCAACTGAACTAGACAGCAAACTTGCTAAAGGCGGGCAGATAACATTAACAGGTAATAATGCAACAACAGTAACAAGAACTGCAGAGGGGTACACGGGATATAAAATAGGATTAATATTAACTCGTGAAGATGAAGAACAGTATGATATATATAATTTGATTAATAATAGTGGTGGTATGATAAATTTTCAGGGAGAAAATTCAATTGGAATTCAAATATATGCTCCATATGATCTTAATACTAACTTTGCAGCTAATGTTGTAGTTTCTAATAATACTGGTGGAACTATAAAGATGGGCGGGAAAAAAAGTTATGGTATGAAATGGTCTTCCCGTGTATCAAATAGTAGCACAATGGAGAATAACGGAACGATTATTGTAAGTGGAGATGCAGGAGTTGATAATGATGGAAAACCAATAAATTCATTATCATCAGGAATTGCCGTTATAGAAAATCAAAACTTTACTAATGAAAGATCAATAAGAGCATGGAATGGTAAAGTCAAGAATAATGGAACAATCAATGTTTCTGGTGGTAAAGGTAACACAGGTATGGTATTGATTGTAAATGCTCCTGATGATATAACGAATGATGCAAATGGAACAATTACTGTTAGCAGTATAGCTAAAAGGCAAAATATAGCTATGAGAGTAGATAAAGGAACTAAAGCAGATACGGATGCAATGGGAAATCCTCCAAAAGCAATAAACAATGGAACAATCAATTTAGACGGCGACTCATCAATAGGGATGGTTGGGACAAATGCTGATGTTGTAAATAATGCCAATAAAACAATAGGAACTACTAGTGGTAAGACAATCATTAATGGAATTGGAATGGCAACATCTGGTGGATCTCTTACAAATAATGGAAGAATTACATTGGAGGGAACAGGAGTTTCAAGTAATGTAGGAGCATATATGACCAAAGGAACTGGAAATCCTACTGGAACTTTTGGTTCGGGAAGTGCTATTACAGTAAAAGGTACTGATTCAACTGGTGTATTGATTACAAACGGTACATTAAGTTATCAAGGAACTACAGAAGCACAAGGAGATGGAGTGACAGGTCTGTTAGTTGGAGACAATGGCTCTAATACAGCTGCTGTAACTGCTGCTGGTTCAGGAACTGTAACAGTAAATGGTGGTGCTGCAACATCTGCTGGAGTTTATGAAAATGCTACAACTAAGGTTAAAAAAGGATCTTATGGTATTGTTGTAGGGAAGGGGTCAAGCCTTGTAAGCAGTGGATCTAATAATGTTAATGTAATTGCCAATGTTAAAGGAGCGGAATCAATCGGATTATATTCTGGAGAAAGTGCAACATTGGAAGTTGGGGATCATGATGTAAAAGCATACGATGGTGCTGTAAACTATGATGCTGATAAAAATTCAACTATAACATTAAAAGGAACAGGAACTGCAACTACAGGGCAAAAGTCATTGCTGTTCTATACAGGGTCAGATAATGCAAACCAAGGAAAAGTTTTAATAAATGGAACTATGACAGCAACTGTTGAAGGTGGAACAACTCCTAACACTAGAGGTAACGCTTTTCTTTATGTAGGAAATGGTGGAGATTTTGGGAAATCTCAAATTGAAAACTGGGCAAAGAATAACTTTGGAGATGGAACAAATTCAACTTTAGGGCATTTAACATTAAATATGAACAGCGGTTCAAGACTGTTCATTGCACAAAATGTTAAGATGGACCTGTCTGATACGACTGGAAATACAGTTTCAACTGCTACAGGTGCACATATAAATGGAACTGACTATAAGACATTCATGCTGTATTTAAGCAAACTTGCAATCAACCAGGATGTAAATTTAGATGATGCAACTGACGCATATAACCAGCTTGAAATTTCAAATTCATCAATAACAAATGCAAATACTAAGACTATCACAGGAACAAAGGCTAATCAGGTTGCAATGGCTCAGGAAAATAATAAGGGTCTGTATGCAAGAAATAAGGTTACATTATCAAATGAAGGGACAATTAACTTAAGTGGTGCAGGTTCTACAGGAATGTATGCCAAGTTTGGAGAATTGTATAATAAAGCAACAGGAGTTATGACAATAGGTGACAAATCAACTGCTATTTATGGTATTGATGATTCATTAATTGAAAATGCAGGTAAGATCACAATAGGTTCTAATTCTACAGGACTGTATTCAGAAGGTTCCACATCACAGACAATAAAAAATACAGGAACTATAGAAACGTCTGGAAATGATTCGGTTGCGATTTCCTACAAGCCAGATGCGGGACTTGGTTCAGGAACAGTGCTTGAAAATACAGGAAAAATCACAATGACAGGTGACAGAAATACAGCAGTTTATGCAACAGGAACACCAGGATATACAGCTAAAAACAGCGGAACAATCACATTGGGAGATTCGGCATCAATTACAAGTCCTAATGTCGGGCTTTACACAGATCATAATAGTGTACCATTGCAAAATACAGGAAAAATAGAATCTGGAAACAATACAATTGGAGTATATGGACACAATGTAGAAAATTCAGGTGACTTGAAGATAGGAAATGCTGCAATTGGAATTTACTCTCAAAGCGGAAATGTTAATTTAACAGGAGGAACAATTACAACTGGAACAGATGAGGCAGTTGGAGTTTACACAGTGGGAAGCGGACAAACTGTTACAAACAGCGGAACAGCATTCAACATTGGAAACAACTCGTTTGGATTTGTAAACGTCGGGACAGGAAATACAATAACTTCAAGCATTTCAAATGTAGGGCTTGGGGACAACAATGTGTACATGTATTCAAATGATACGGCAGGAACTGTGACAAACTCTACAAAAATAACTTCTACTGGAGAACAGAACTATGGAATCTATTCAGCAGGAACAGTAACAAATAATGCAGATATTAATTTGTCAAGCGGAAAAGGAAGTGTGGCAGTTTACAGTATAAAAGGTGGAACTGCGACAAATAATGCGACAATTACGGTAGGAGAGTCAGATGTTGCAAGCAGCCTTTACTCAATAGGTATGGGTGCAGGATATTCTACAACTGATACAGGAAACATTGTAAATAAAGGAACAATTAATGTAAATGGAAAACACAGCATAGGTATGTATGCAAGTGGAGCAGGAAGTACGGCGACAAATGATGGAAACATTGTATTGAATGCAAGCAACACGACAGGTATCTACGTTGACAATGGAGCGACAGCAATTAATAACAAATCAATTACGACTGGTTCAGGAACTTACACAAATGCAGTAGGGGTATATCTTGGAAAAGATTCTAAATTGATAAATAACAAAGGCGCAACAATTAACATAAATGCTAAAAATGGTGTGGGAGTTTACTTGAAAGGTGGAATAGTAGCAAACTACGGAACAATCACAGTAAATGGTGCTTCTAAAACAAATAACAATGATGTGGACGGAAACATAATATACCAATTTACAGTGCCTGAAACAGGAAAAGGAGTAGGCGGAGTAGCAATCGACGCACCAGCAGGAGCGCAAACAGCTACAATCACAGTAAATGGAGTGCCACAAACACCAGTGGTAGTAAATACAAAAGGTAGAAACCCGATAACAGTATCAGCTTCAAGTATTGGACTGTATGTAAATACATCAGGAGTTGACTACACAAGATCAATAGACGGATTGCAAAACTTGACAAGTGAAGCAGACTTAATTATTGGTAATGAAGCGGCTGAGTCAACAAACAGCAAATATATATTAGTAAACGATCCTAATATAATAAATCCGTATAAAACAGCAATGCTAAGCAATCCAAACATTAAGTGGAATGTGTACTCAGGTTCAATAAGTTGGATAGCTACTCCAACACTAGATCCGAATGACGGTTCAATAACAAGCCTATATATGGCAAAAATACCGTATACAGAATGGGCAGGAAGACAGGCTACGCCAGTAGACAGCACAGATACATACAACTTTGCAGACGGGCTTGAGCAAAGATACGGAGTTGAAGCTTTAGGAACTAGGGAAAGACAGGTATTCAGCAAATTGAATGGAATTGGAAACAACGAGGAAGTATTACTGTACCAAGCATTCGACGAAATGATGGGACACCAATATGGAAATGTTCAACAGAGAATAAATTCCACAGGAAATGCTTTGGACAAGGAATTTACTTATTTGCATGATAACTGGAAAAATTCATCTAAACAAAGCAACAAAATTAAAGTATTTGGTCAAAGAGATGAATACAAGACTGATACAGCAGGAATAATTGATTATACAAGTAACGCCTACGGTGTGGCTTACGTTCATGAAGATGAAACTGTAAGATTGGGAAATTCTTCTGGATGGTATGCAGGAGCAGTAAACAACAGATTTAAATTCAAAGATATAGGAAAATCAAGAGAAAATCAAACTATGATAAAAGCGGGAGTCTTTAAAACAATGTCTCCATCTTTTGACCACAATGGTTCACTTAGATGGACAATAGCAGGAGATGTATTTGCAGGAAGAAATGAAATGAAACGTAGATTCCTGGTAGTTGATGACATCTTTAATGCAAAAGCTGACTACACATCATATGGTGCGGCATTCAAGACAGATTTGGGATATGATGTCCGTTTAAGTGAAAGAGCACACCTAAGACCATATGGAGCGTTGAAGATGGAATATGGAAGATTTACTGATATTAAAGAAGATTCAGGGGAAATCAGACTAGAAGTTGACGGAAACGACTATTTCTCAGTAAAACCGGAAGTTGGATTGGAATTTAAGTATGTACAGCCAATGGCATTAAAAACAAACTTGTCAGTAGGACTTGCAGCAGCGTATGAAAATGAATTGGGAAGAGTTGCAAACGGTAAGAACAAGGCAAGAGTAAGATACACAGAGGCCGACTGGTTTGGAGTTAGAGGAGAAAAGGAAAATAGACGAGGAAACGGTAAATTTGACCTTAATGTCGGAATTGACAACACAAGATTCGGAGTAACAGTAAATGCTGGATATGACACTAAGGGAGAAAATATTAGAGGTGGACTTGGATTTAGATTGATTTATTAG
- a CDS encoding peptidase U32 family protein has product MIKKNNKLNILAPAGNYEKLVAAVKAGANEVFFGLKGFSARRNNENLDMKEVFSAIDYAHLHGVKAIMAFNTILKDSEIKSMYNNIKRVYEYGVDAVIVQDLGLVKFLKENFPNLKLHASTQMTVANHIEANRLKEMGLGRVCLARELSFEEIKEIRKNTDIELEIFVSGSLCISYSGNCYISSFIGGRSGNRGLCAYSCRKKFTDESGKSAYFLSPNDQLLQEKEINLLKKIGVDALKVEGRKKSSEYVFETVSYYDNILKGTPRPTESYKLFNRGYSKGYFYLDDKLMNQKYSSNFGYFLGVRLGSSNNFKIDDELILGDGVQFVDENFEKISGEYVNKIIFNGEKVQKAKKNDTISIGKLPKGTKYIYKNYSKELNDKIIHNIKVSKRFSAIDAEFVAEKGKKLKLTFEIKNLKNEKITVTKESDFVLDEIAKKMISKEQIAEKIAELGDTSFELANVKIIYDGNSFIPFSELKNLKRLCTQELSKELLASYKRVAPEKKEYEFLQEKVVKNPIFSVLVSNERQEKVCRELGIAKIYKKQFDVAKEKNLDKIEINTNLASNLYQVVMGEKNGLKGQSLDWNLNVFNNFTVEVFSQFPNLETIFLSPELSYRQLKVIKSDKIKKGLVIYGHLKGMYIEHKIFNEKYKELEGEFYDKYKIVKNDLDNIELYLNKPMNLIPKLDEILELGLDELRLDFTFETEKEIKKVIESLTTKSGKYTPYAFEQGVL; this is encoded by the coding sequence GTGATTAAAAAAAATAATAAATTAAATATTTTAGCACCAGCTGGAAATTATGAAAAACTTGTTGCGGCGGTAAAGGCTGGAGCAAATGAAGTTTTTTTTGGTCTGAAAGGATTTAGTGCCAGAAGAAATAATGAAAATTTAGATATGAAAGAAGTTTTTAGCGCCATTGACTATGCGCATTTACACGGTGTTAAAGCGATTATGGCTTTTAATACGATTTTAAAAGATAGTGAAATCAAAAGTATGTATAACAATATAAAAAGAGTGTATGAATACGGTGTAGATGCGGTTATTGTGCAGGATTTGGGATTGGTCAAATTTTTAAAAGAAAATTTTCCAAATTTAAAACTTCATGCAAGTACGCAAATGACAGTTGCTAATCATATTGAAGCCAATAGGTTAAAAGAAATGGGACTTGGCAGAGTTTGTCTTGCAAGAGAATTATCTTTTGAGGAAATTAAGGAAATTAGAAAAAATACTGATATTGAGCTAGAAATTTTTGTGTCGGGCTCGCTTTGTATCTCGTATTCAGGAAATTGCTATATAAGCAGTTTTATTGGCGGTAGAAGCGGAAATCGTGGACTTTGTGCTTATTCTTGCAGAAAAAAGTTTACCGATGAAAGTGGGAAAAGTGCGTATTTTTTGAGTCCAAATGATCAGCTTTTGCAGGAAAAAGAGATTAATTTATTAAAAAAAATTGGAGTTGATGCGCTAAAAGTTGAAGGGCGGAAAAAATCTAGCGAGTATGTCTTTGAAACGGTAAGTTACTATGATAATATTTTAAAGGGGACTCCAAGGCCGACAGAAAGCTATAAACTTTTTAATAGAGGATATTCCAAAGGTTATTTTTATTTGGATGACAAGCTTATGAATCAAAAGTATTCTTCAAATTTTGGGTATTTTTTGGGAGTTAGATTAGGTAGTTCGAATAATTTTAAAATTGACGATGAATTAATTTTAGGTGATGGAGTTCAATTTGTTGATGAAAATTTTGAAAAAATTTCAGGAGAATATGTCAATAAAATTATTTTTAACGGCGAAAAAGTTCAAAAGGCTAAAAAAAATGACACGATTTCGATTGGAAAACTTCCAAAAGGGACAAAATATATTTATAAAAATTATTCTAAAGAACTCAATGACAAAATTATTCACAATATAAAAGTTTCCAAAAGATTTTCTGCCATTGATGCAGAATTTGTTGCCGAAAAAGGTAAAAAATTGAAACTTACTTTTGAGATTAAAAATTTGAAAAATGAAAAAATAACGGTCACAAAAGAAAGTGATTTTGTTTTGGATGAAATTGCAAAAAAAATGATTTCAAAAGAACAAATTGCTGAGAAAATTGCGGAACTTGGCGATACATCATTTGAACTTGCAAATGTTAAAATAATTTATGATGGAAATTCGTTTATTCCATTTAGTGAACTTAAAAACTTAAAAAGATTGTGCACACAAGAGCTTTCTAAAGAGCTTTTAGCGTCTTACAAAAGAGTTGCACCTGAAAAGAAAGAATATGAATTTTTGCAGGAAAAAGTTGTAAAAAATCCTATTTTTTCTGTGCTTGTTTCAAATGAACGGCAAGAAAAAGTCTGTCGTGAGCTTGGAATTGCTAAAATTTATAAAAAGCAGTTTGATGTGGCAAAAGAGAAGAATCTTGATAAAATAGAAATAAACACAAATTTGGCATCAAATCTTTATCAAGTTGTGATGGGCGAGAAAAATGGATTAAAAGGGCAATCACTTGATTGGAACTTAAATGTTTTTAACAATTTTACAGTAGAAGTTTTTTCTCAATTTCCAAATTTGGAAACCATATTTTTGTCGCCTGAACTAAGCTATCGGCAATTGAAAGTTATAAAAAGTGATAAGATAAAAAAGGGACTTGTAATTTATGGACATCTGAAAGGAATGTATATTGAACATAAAATTTTTAATGAAAAGTATAAAGAGCTTGAGGGAGAGTTTTATGACAAATATAAAATTGTAAAAAATGATTTGGATAATATCGAACTTTATTTAAATAAGCCTATGAATTTGATTCCTAAACTGGACGAAATTTTGGAGCTGGGGCTTGATGAATTGAGGCTCGATTTTACTTTTGAGACAGAGAAGGAAATTAAAAAAGTTATTGAAAGTTTGACGACAAAAAGTGGGAAATATACTCCGTATGCTTTTGAACAGGGGGTTTTATAA
- a CDS encoding O-antigen ligase family protein: MEIIKKQKYLGKLYLLLGASIFIHYILVILFSILILFEIFISKDYKKILKDRTLITVGVVLGFSIMTSVFYKNILGLVAIPIFLFLVVGRYYTLAVDVELKQKVLQIISKFSIVPFFVGIVEFILTKGRIGYFAFFNPNYLGSVMMMGAIVNLYLFFEKRNKKNILFFLLNMATLFLSGSRSSLIAVILGIFVLLFYFLDKRYFIFGTLVLLVYILGVYLHVFPFLRMDTFVEYFWLRVEIVQMAIVAFKRTNFLYGHGNFFYYKFTNHVYPHSHNAIVEFLLSYGLIGTVLLATVFFRYLYEILKKDRNNILKIALIVGVIFHNLTDFTIFWVQTVLLFIMISSYEEDNKMIKGYRKIKNEESEN; encoded by the coding sequence GTGGAAATTATAAAAAAACAAAAATATTTAGGAAAATTATATTTGTTATTGGGAGCTTCTATTTTTATTCATTATATTTTAGTAATTTTATTCAGTATTTTAATACTATTTGAAATTTTTATTTCAAAGGATTACAAAAAAATATTGAAAGACAGAACATTAATTACAGTTGGAGTTGTTTTAGGATTTTCGATAATGACTTCCGTCTTTTATAAAAATATTTTAGGGCTTGTGGCAATTCCAATATTTTTGTTCCTAGTGGTTGGAAGATATTATACTTTGGCAGTTGATGTGGAATTAAAGCAAAAAGTTTTGCAAATAATTTCAAAATTTTCGATAGTTCCATTTTTTGTTGGGATTGTTGAATTTATTTTGACAAAAGGTAGAATTGGATATTTCGCATTTTTTAATCCGAATTATTTGGGAAGCGTTATGATGATGGGGGCGATTGTGAATTTATATTTATTTTTTGAAAAAAGAAATAAAAAAAATATTTTGTTTTTTTTATTAAATATGGCGACACTTTTTTTAAGTGGCTCTCGCTCATCGTTAATTGCAGTAATTTTAGGAATTTTTGTACTATTATTCTATTTTTTGGATAAAAGATATTTTATTTTTGGAACTTTAGTGCTTTTAGTCTATATTTTGGGAGTTTATCTTCATGTTTTCCCTTTCTTGCGAATGGACACTTTTGTGGAATATTTTTGGCTGAGGGTGGAAATTGTGCAAATGGCAATTGTTGCTTTTAAAAGGACAAATTTTTTGTACGGACACGGAAACTTTTTTTACTACAAGTTTACAAATCATGTCTATCCGCACTCGCACAATGCAATTGTGGAATTTCTTTTAAGTTATGGGCTTATTGGAACAGTTTTGCTTGCGACAGTTTTTTTTAGATATTTATATGAAATTTTGAAAAAAGATAGAAACAATATTTTAAAGATTGCTTTGATAGTCGGAGTGATTTTTCACAATTTGACGGATTTTACAATTTTCTGGGTTCAGACGGTACTTTTGTTTATAATGATTTCGTCGTATGAAGAAGATAATAAAATGATAAAGGGTTATAGAAAAATAAAAAATGAAGAATCAGAAAATTAA
- a CDS encoding RNA methyltransferase, whose product MRNNIYVGLVHYPVYNKNSDVVATSVTNFDIHDISRTCRTYDIKKYFIITPVDAQKELTSRIIGFWTEGDGIEFNKNRNEAFENTELEDSVQSSVETIEKLEGRKPKIITTSARIFSNSVDYDVLGKEIIEDESPYLILFGTGWGLTDEIMDLSYKILKPIRGKTKYNHLCVRSAVSIILDRLLGEN is encoded by the coding sequence ATGAGAAATAATATTTATGTGGGATTGGTTCATTATCCTGTATATAATAAAAATAGCGATGTGGTTGCGACTTCAGTTACAAATTTTGATATACACGATATTTCAAGAACTTGTAGAACTTACGATATAAAAAAATATTTTATTATAACGCCTGTTGATGCTCAAAAGGAGCTGACAAGTAGAATTATCGGTTTTTGGACTGAAGGCGATGGAATAGAATTTAATAAAAATAGGAACGAAGCGTTTGAAAATACGGAACTTGAAGATTCCGTGCAAAGTTCGGTTGAGACAATTGAAAAACTTGAAGGGAGAAAGCCAAAAATTATAACAACTTCTGCGAGAATCTTTTCAAATTCAGTTGATTACGATGTTTTAGGAAAAGAGATAATAGAAGACGAGTCGCCATACCTTATTTTATTTGGGACAGGATGGGGACTTACCGATGAAATTATGGATTTGTCTTATAAAATTTTAAAACCTATTCGTGGAAAAACAAAATATAATCATTTGTGCGTCAGAAGTGCAGTGTCAATTATTTTGGACAGATTGCTGGGAGAAAACTAA
- a CDS encoding PTS-dependent dihydroxyacetone kinase phosphotransferase subunit DhaM: MESKNIKNKNLVGIVVASHNNKLAEEIINFAKVLRQEDFPIVNGGDVEREVYGTNVENMKNAVISADNGAGVLIFVDMGSSIFNAMQVVKELKGKINAKIVDAPIVEGVLSAAAANSSDMDLEDLRLIAEESRNFTKLRKKL, from the coding sequence ATGGAAAGTAAAAATATAAAAAATAAAAATTTAGTTGGAATTGTTGTTGCGAGTCACAATAACAAACTTGCTGAAGAAATTATCAATTTTGCAAAGGTTTTAAGACAGGAAGATTTTCCAATTGTGAATGGTGGAGATGTTGAAAGGGAAGTTTATGGTACAAATGTAGAAAATATGAAAAATGCAGTGATTTCCGCTGATAATGGCGCTGGAGTATTAATTTTCGTAGATATGGGAAGCTCTATTTTTAATGCAATGCAAGTGGTAAAAGAGTTAAAAGGAAAAATTAATGCAAAAATCGTTGATGCTCCGATTGTGGAGGGGGTGCTTTCAGCAGCTGCCGCAAATTCTTCAGATATGGATTTGGAAGATTTGAGATTGATTGCTGAAGAAAGTAGAAATTTTACGAAATTAAGAAAAAAACTATAA